Proteins encoded in a region of the Tachyglossus aculeatus isolate mTacAcu1 chromosome 12 unlocalized genomic scaffold, mTacAcu1.pri SUPER_6_unloc_3, whole genome shotgun sequence genome:
- the LOC119921559 gene encoding olfactory receptor 14A16-like — protein MGNLLIVAVTALGRHIHTSLYFFLRNVALNDLCYLSVTVAKSILDSLLNVNSIFLPACTAQFFLVICLAGTEMALLTVMSHDHIMAICQPLRYDTIIHRLACASMLAASWFSSCLNAALYTTSAVSLSFCGPRAVQLCFCNGPQLLRLPCFSSQGAENLGLATTVSLPFFCFMLFAVSYVHIFWAVLKLPDAEGRAKAFSTCLPHFTIVTLYITSGSSAYLKPISDSPSAHELMPSVFYSVVPPTLNPLSQSNRHVKAVMEKLLGQKPPQGTFL, from the coding sequence atggggaatctcctcatcgtcgccgtcactgccctcggcCGGCACATCCACACCtccttgtacttcttcctcaggaacgtgGCCCTCAACGACCTCTGCTACCTCTCTGTCACCGTTGCCAAATCCATCCTCGACTCCCTCTTGAACGTCAACTCCATCTTCCTGCCTGCTTGCACTGCCCAGTTCTTTCTCGTGATTTGCTTAGCGGGAACGGAGATGGCCTTGCTGACTGTCATGTCCCACGACCACATCATGGCTATTTGCCAACCCCTGCGCTATGACACCATCATACATCGGTTGGCCTGTGCCTCCATGCTGGCTGCCTCCTGGTTCAGCAGCTGTCTGAACGCTGCCCTCTACACGACCAGCGccgtctccctgtccttctgtggaccCAGAGCCGTCCAACTATGCTTCTGCAATGGCCCCCAGTTGCTGAGGCTTCCTTGCTTCTCTAGCCAAGGCGCCGAAAACCTGGGTTTAGCCACGACCGTCAGCTTACCCTTCTTCTGCTTCATGCTATTCGctgtctcgtacgtgcacatcttttGGGCCGTTCTGAAGTTGCCGgatgccgagggccgggccaaagccttctccacctgcttgccccacttcACTATCGTCACACTTTACATCACTTCCGGCTCCTCTGCCTACTTGAAGCcgatatctgactccccctcggcACATGAACTGATGCCGTCTGTGTTCTattctgtggtgccccccaccctgaatccACTCAGCCAGAGTAATCGACACGTGAAGGCGGTGATGGAAAAACTGTTAGGGCAGAAGCCGCCCCAAGGAactttcctttag